Proteins from a single region of Streptomyces sp. Tu 3180:
- a CDS encoding beta-ketoacyl synthase N-terminal-like domain-containing protein → MTMTLAPSAQQPTTAADDPTAVAVVGVSCRFGPVSTPDAYWDLLVRGDTAIRRFGRDELLALGHRTADVDAPGFVAAGCPLVDADRFDAALFGFNPRQAAWLDPQQRLLLELAWAALEDACLAPDRAPGRTAVFASSARPTLPPVGITGLDAEGMARFSSADRDFTATRVAHRLGLSGPALAVQTACSSALVAVHLAVESLLGEECDTAVVGAASLHLPQAGYPAHPEMILSPTGVCRPFDERADGTVFGNGGGAVVLRRLADALRDGDPVRAVVRGSAVNNDGSARQDYQAPSPEGQAEVLREAVAVGGVPPSGVGYVEAHGTGTPLGDPVEFSAVRRVYGEGAEACALGSAKAAVGHLNTAAGLAGLVKAVLALEHGLVPPQHGFARPNPLLGLADSRFFVPSAPVAWPVAQGPRRAAVSSFGIGGTNAHVVLEQAPRPAAPVADGRRHPVPLALSARTGEALRESALRLADHLDGPGRSLPLPEVARTLREGRGRLPERMAVVARDTAEAARLLRDRAAGRPAGPADDADPAPWRAAEAWETDPDAGFPVPPAGTRHGTSAVAPRVRLPGYPFDRSRSWPLAAPERPAGEDTEAGGFRGMVDRNTSTLDGVRFERDVTPDEPLVRDHVVAGRPLVPAAAFMELLRAAAARATGVEPGALEDVTFQEPAEADRPLVLHADVARRDGAVDVTVTSTAPGTGAVRRHVTARVPASAGAAGGGEPPSAPAPEEIRARCTGDVAPDDLYASFERHSVRYGPAYRVLVGLAHGERDVLARLDGGPQARPSPVALLDGALQAVMGFLARGGAAHERYLPFAVDRLELCGPLPPGGFVHVRPHPLAGGGTRVRKFDVTVLTADGTVRTRLTGLSLRPTAPADAEQRGAGPGGAAGGAAPAGSAAVPGRDPETAGRDSGAAVRRPEVHVLTPVHLPLPAPPGAGPVTGGRPAVIGGGAADRAALAGLWGPLVDVPGFEGEAPQEAARRIAGQVLGAADRTGERPVLLWLGAHAPSSGAGDGPGAVGVGAVAVDWAERAVALLRALLRPLARTGAVIRVPYLASDPAWAAVGSGLAALGRSLTRENPRFDLCAVGLPAPFDEPGTAALLARELEPSPVSRHVLVGADGRRRAPGHRLAFPAPDARPAFRTRGRYWIHGFGGLAARLAEHLLTVHRAELVVTGRRARGVDDPEWNALRELARRTGGSVEHRVADGTDAGALAAVVADLTAHGRAPQGVFHCAGVQRDGFLLNRAPDTVADVVAPKVLGAAALDAATGGLDLDFFVVFSSLSAALGSEGQADYAYANAVADRFATERAAAVRAGRRTGRTLSVGWPYWADGGMRLPGDPAAVLGPWAPFPCRPRPAWTRWRRC, encoded by the coding sequence ATGACGATGACCCTCGCACCTTCCGCACAGCAGCCGACGACGGCCGCGGACGACCCGACGGCGGTCGCGGTGGTCGGGGTGTCCTGCCGGTTCGGGCCGGTGTCCACGCCGGACGCCTACTGGGATCTGCTGGTGCGCGGCGACACCGCGATCCGCCGGTTCGGCCGGGACGAGCTCCTGGCCCTCGGCCACCGCACCGCGGACGTGGACGCGCCCGGCTTCGTCGCGGCGGGCTGCCCGCTCGTCGACGCCGACCGGTTCGACGCGGCCCTGTTCGGGTTCAACCCCCGGCAGGCCGCGTGGCTCGACCCCCAGCAACGCCTCCTGCTGGAGCTCGCGTGGGCCGCCCTGGAGGACGCCTGCCTCGCGCCCGACCGGGCCCCCGGCCGCACCGCCGTGTTCGCCTCCTCCGCCCGGCCCACCCTGCCCCCCGTGGGCATCACCGGGCTGGACGCGGAGGGCATGGCCCGGTTCTCCTCCGCCGACCGCGACTTCACCGCCACCCGCGTCGCCCACCGGCTGGGCCTGTCGGGCCCCGCGCTGGCCGTGCAGACGGCCTGCTCCAGCGCGCTGGTCGCCGTCCACCTGGCGGTGGAGAGCCTGTTGGGCGAGGAGTGCGACACCGCCGTCGTGGGCGCCGCGTCGCTGCACCTGCCGCAGGCCGGTTATCCCGCGCACCCGGAGATGATCCTCTCCCCCACGGGTGTGTGCCGCCCCTTCGACGAACGGGCCGACGGCACCGTGTTCGGCAACGGCGGCGGCGCGGTGGTGCTGCGCCGCCTGGCCGACGCGCTGCGGGACGGCGACCCGGTGCGGGCCGTCGTGCGCGGATCGGCCGTCAACAACGACGGCTCCGCCCGGCAGGACTACCAGGCGCCCTCCCCCGAGGGGCAGGCCGAGGTCCTGCGGGAGGCCGTGGCCGTGGGCGGCGTGCCGCCGTCGGGCGTGGGCTACGTCGAGGCGCACGGCACCGGCACCCCCCTGGGCGATCCGGTGGAGTTCTCCGCCGTGCGCCGGGTGTACGGGGAGGGGGCCGAGGCGTGCGCCCTGGGGTCGGCCAAGGCCGCGGTGGGCCACCTCAACACGGCGGCGGGGCTGGCCGGCCTGGTGAAGGCTGTCCTGGCGCTGGAGCACGGGCTGGTGCCGCCGCAGCACGGTTTCGCACGGCCCAACCCCCTGCTGGGGCTCGCGGACAGCCGGTTCTTCGTGCCGTCCGCCCCGGTCGCCTGGCCGGTCGCCCAGGGTCCCCGGCGGGCGGCGGTGAGCTCGTTCGGCATCGGCGGCACCAACGCGCACGTCGTCCTGGAGCAGGCGCCCCGGCCCGCCGCCCCCGTCGCCGACGGGCGGCGCCACCCGGTGCCGCTCGCGCTGTCGGCCCGTACCGGGGAGGCGCTGCGGGAGTCGGCGCTGCGGCTCGCCGACCACCTGGACGGCCCCGGCCGGTCCCTGCCCCTGCCCGAGGTCGCCAGGACGCTGCGGGAGGGGCGGGGCCGCCTGCCCGAACGCATGGCCGTGGTGGCCCGGGACACGGCGGAGGCGGCCCGTCTGCTGCGGGACCGCGCGGCGGGGCGGCCCGCCGGCCCCGCCGACGACGCGGACCCGGCGCCGTGGCGGGCCGCCGAGGCGTGGGAGACGGACCCGGACGCCGGCTTCCCCGTGCCGCCCGCCGGAACGCGGCACGGCACGTCCGCGGTGGCCCCGAGGGTGCGGCTGCCGGGCTACCCGTTCGACCGGAGCCGCAGCTGGCCGCTGGCCGCCCCGGAGCGGCCGGCCGGGGAGGACACGGAAGCGGGCGGATTCCGCGGCATGGTCGACCGCAACACCTCCACCCTCGACGGTGTCCGCTTCGAACGCGACGTGACGCCCGACGAGCCCCTCGTCCGCGACCATGTCGTGGCGGGCCGCCCCCTGGTGCCCGCCGCGGCCTTCATGGAGCTGCTGCGTGCCGCCGCGGCGCGGGCCACCGGCGTGGAGCCCGGCGCGCTGGAGGACGTCACCTTCCAGGAGCCCGCCGAGGCGGACCGGCCCCTCGTCCTGCACGCGGACGTCGCGCGCCGCGACGGCGCGGTGGACGTCACCGTCACCTCCACCGCGCCCGGCACCGGCGCGGTCCGCCGGCACGTGACCGCCCGCGTGCCCGCGTCCGCCGGCGCGGCGGGCGGCGGGGAGCCGCCGTCGGCGCCCGCCCCCGAGGAGATCCGCGCGCGATGTACCGGCGACGTCGCCCCGGACGACCTCTACGCGTCCTTCGAGCGGCACTCGGTGCGCTACGGGCCCGCCTACCGGGTGCTCGTCGGACTCGCCCACGGGGAGCGGGACGTCCTCGCCCGGCTGGACGGCGGGCCGCAGGCGCGGCCGTCGCCGGTCGCCCTGCTGGACGGCGCGCTGCAGGCGGTGATGGGATTCCTCGCGCGGGGCGGCGCGGCGCACGAGCGATACCTGCCGTTCGCGGTCGACCGCCTGGAGCTGTGCGGGCCCCTGCCGCCGGGCGGCTTCGTCCACGTACGGCCCCACCCGCTGGCGGGCGGCGGGACACGGGTGCGCAAGTTCGACGTCACGGTGCTCACCGCGGACGGCACCGTGCGGACGCGGCTGACCGGGCTCTCCCTGCGGCCGACGGCACCGGCGGACGCCGAGCAGCGCGGGGCCGGACCGGGCGGGGCCGCCGGGGGCGCGGCGCCGGCGGGGAGTGCCGCGGTCCCGGGACGGGACCCGGAGACCGCCGGCCGGGATTCCGGAGCCGCCGTGCGCCGTCCCGAGGTGCACGTCCTCACCCCCGTCCACCTGCCCCTGCCCGCTCCCCCCGGGGCCGGCCCGGTGACGGGCGGCCGCCCGGCGGTGATCGGCGGTGGCGCGGCCGACCGCGCGGCGCTGGCCGGACTGTGGGGGCCGCTCGTCGACGTACCGGGGTTCGAGGGCGAGGCCCCCCAGGAGGCCGCGCGCCGGATCGCCGGGCAGGTCCTGGGCGCGGCGGACCGCACCGGCGAGCGGCCGGTGCTGCTGTGGCTGGGGGCGCACGCGCCGTCGTCCGGCGCCGGGGACGGTCCCGGTGCGGTCGGCGTCGGGGCCGTCGCGGTGGACTGGGCGGAACGGGCGGTGGCGCTGCTGCGCGCCCTGCTGCGGCCGCTGGCCCGCACGGGCGCCGTGATCCGCGTGCCCTACCTCGCGTCCGACCCCGCGTGGGCGGCGGTCGGCTCCGGTCTCGCGGCGCTGGGTCGCTCGCTCACCCGGGAGAACCCCCGGTTCGACCTGTGCGCGGTGGGGCTCCCCGCGCCGTTCGACGAGCCGGGCACCGCGGCGCTGCTGGCGCGGGAGCTCGAGCCGTCACCGGTCTCCCGGCACGTGCTGGTCGGGGCGGACGGCCGTCGCCGTGCGCCCGGCCACCGGTTGGCGTTCCCCGCCCCCGACGCCCGCCCGGCCTTCCGTACCCGCGGCAGGTACTGGATCCACGGGTTCGGCGGGCTGGCGGCCCGGCTCGCGGAGCACCTGCTGACCGTCCACCGGGCCGAGCTGGTCGTCACCGGCCGGCGGGCACGGGGCGTGGACGATCCCGAGTGGAACGCGCTGCGCGAGCTGGCGCGGCGCACCGGCGGCTCGGTCGAGCACCGGGTCGCGGACGGCACCGACGCGGGGGCCCTGGCGGCCGTCGTGGCGGACCTGACCGCGCACGGGCGTGCTCCGCAGGGGGTGTTCCACTGCGCCGGGGTGCAGCGTGACGGCTTCCTGCTGAACCGTGCCCCGGACACGGTGGCGGACGTCGTCGCCCCCAAGGTGCTGGGCGCCGCCGCGCTGGACGCCGCGACCGGCGGACTCGACCTGGACTTCTTCGTGGTCTTCTCGTCGCTGTCCGCGGCCCTGGGCAGTGAGGGCCAGGCGGACTACGCGTACGCCAACGCCGTCGCCGACCGCTTCGCCACCGAGCGGGCCGCGGCCGTGCGCGCCGGGCGGCGCACCGGCCGCACCCTCTCGGTGGGCTGGCCCTACTGGGCCGACGGGGGGATGCGGCTGCCGGGCGATCCGGCCGCCGTCCTGGGCCCCTGGGCGCCGTTCCCCTGCCGACCGCGGCCGGCCTGGACGCGCTGGAGACGTTGCTGA